The Candidatus Poribacteria bacterium genomic sequence CGCGAGATTACGGGTGAGTCCTATCAGTCCCCATTTCGCTGCACCATAACCGGCGTTGGCGCGTTGTCGGGTTTCACCCGCAGCCGATACAAAGATTATCGATCCCTGCTTTTGCTCCTGCATTTTTGGGATTGCTGCCTGCGCGCACATGTAACCGGTGTGGAGGTTGATGTCGACCAGATACTTCCACGCCTCCTCATCGGTTTCGTGCAACCGTAATCCACTCGCAGCGGCGTCTCCCAGATTATCGAACAACACATCGATTTGTCCCCACCGATCCATGGTGGCATCTACCATCTTAACGCCGCCTTGGGTGGTGGTANNNNNNNNNNNNNNNNNNNNNNNNNNNNNNNNNNNNNNNNNNNNNNNNNNNNNNNNNNNNNNNNNNNNNNNNNNNNNNNNNNNNNNNNNNNNCGCAAACCACAGGGGTGTAGACCGCCCCATACCTCCACCCGCACCGGCTATAATGGCAACCTTGCCGGCGAGTCTATCTCCGCTATTCTCTTTCATGATAACCTCCTCTGCTTCAGCTGCTTCCTCGACTGCACTACCCTTCAAACGGATCCCGTTATTGCTAAACCAAAGATAACCGCTATCCTCAAGAAATGTTGTATGTTACTCCGTTGACCCGGTGCCGATACAGCGGTTTAACCTCCTCCGGGAACGCCTCGTAAACGTGCCGTGGAACGATCGCATTGTTACGTCCACCAAACTCCACACTCACCCACCACGGCACATAACGCACCACAATCGCCACTCGCGGCTTATCGCTGGGATTGGCGGCGTTCGAGTGCCAAATACGGCTATCTATTATCACCACACTACCCGCGGGACCCGAGACCTGCATTTCACCGGGAATAGGCTTAAATTCGTCAATTCCGTCTTCTGGTCCCCTCGGATTGCGCAGATCCTGGTGGCTTCCCGGCACCACCCACGTGCCACCGCTTTCAGGTCCAAATGGTGAGAGCAGCCATATCGTCGTCAATCCCATCGTAACGTCGGGAAACGGTTGACGGACAGCACCCGCTCGGTCCCTATCCGACAGATCGTGGGGCCAATCCGAATGGTAAGAACGATACATCTTGTTATAGTCATTCGGTGGTCGGGTCTTAAACTCAGTTTGCGCAATCCGCACATGTGGGTCAAGCATTGTCCTAATTACACCAAGCACCCGCTTCTCCGCCAAGTAGGGAGCCAACGGCTGAATGTAGGCGATGACGTTTTTCCCAGGTCCTCCATCTTTGTCCGTCTGGCGACCGAGTGAACCACCGGCTGCTTCATATTCGGCTGTCGCCTCCAGATGGGCGCCTTCCACATGCTGTCGAATCGTCTCCACTTCATTACCGGGGATAACACCCTCTACCACGCACCAACCCACCTCTCTTAATTGCGACACACAAGTCTCAATCTGCTTCGTCAATGTATCAGCCTCCGTTATGGACTCGCTTAATCTGACCTGACCTTATCAGATTGCCGGTCAGGATGCAAGTAGACCGACTGGCAGCCTGATTGATTGGTAGCGTAACCATCTGGCAGCAAACTCCGCAAGTAAACGTGATAGAAATACATCAATCAGGAAAGGCTTTCTCAAAAAGAGTATCGCCCCAACAAACCATACCCGCTGGACTCCCGAACGGTAGACCTAAGGCTTCAAATAAATCAATGATAGCTTCTACAAACCCAAATGAAAATTGAACATAATTCTGGCCATCAATTTTCGTCTGCCACGGGCCACCGGCAAATAGGAAGTTACTCCCGTTGGTTATTAAGTCTAGCTGAGTGCCATCCTTGAAAGTCAGCGAAATCGACCAATCGGGATAGTTATCAGTACAGACAACAAATTCAAACTGAGATTCAATAGGCAGCAAGTCCGCCAGGGCTGGACCAAGAGCTTGTATTTTGTCTGGGTCTAGCGCCTCCAGGCTTAAATTGGGGACTGATGACTCCGGTATAACAGTGGCAGATACAACAGGCTTGGTATGGGCTTGCTCAATTTTTACAGAGTAGCTGAACTTTTCGGGCTCACCGGAACCAGCCAAGCCCACCCATGTGTAATCAATTTTTACTGCGGTAATCTCCTGTTTTACAAACGGAGGCGATTCTACCAAGGAAACTTCGCCAAAATATCGGTAGAACAGTGGTGCTGTCACCGCAAAACCGTAATTACGTGAAATTGCTTCTATAAAAGCTTCCTTTGCAGATTCCGGTAAAGCATCATCGTCCAAAACCCTTTCGGCGTACGCCGTTGCTAATACAGCCCAATCACATGCGGATTTAGGACTGTAAGCATCGGGTAATTCATCAATGCTTACTGATTTTAAGTTATCGTTGGGATACCGTTCAGCAGCAATCTCCTCAAGACGGCATTGTGAGACTTCCTCGATTTCTGCCCCTGTTAAGGGTGTAATTGGCCAATTGGCAGGATATGAATATACGATTTCATCTTCTTCTCGCCATTCTGAACAACCTCCAAGAAGCAACATCAATAGGATACATGCACTAAACGTAGCACATGTAAGGGCCACTTGACGTCCAAACGATATAGGGGAAAAAGCGAGAATCATTATTGGCCTCCTTTTCAAAACTGCCTATCCTTTGTGATAGATTCATCCCAACGTTGGGCTTCCAAGTACGCCATAACAGCCTGTCGAGCGGCCGGCGAATCAATGCGTCTCAAAGCGTCCATCGCAAAAGCACCTACATGCCCACATGAATCATCCAGTGCGTGGAACAAAACATCCTCGGCACCTGCAGCGTCCTTCCCCAACCGTGTAAACGCCATCGCCGCGTTAGTCCGAACCTGATCCTGAGTTGTCCACCCACGACGCTCCTCCTCGTGCCAGTCCACTCTATTCTCTGTCAGCAAGCGGCTAAGATGTGGGATAAACGTCGCTGCCCCCTGATGGATGCTTCCTAGCGAGTCCGTCGCTGTACGAACCACGCGATGTGAATCATCCTTTAGACATGCTGTCAGCTTTGATACAGAACTTGCTGCATGGGAATCCAATTCGCCTAAGGCAAAGCTGGCATTAATGCGGACCCACTCACTTGAAGATTCAAGCGCTTCGGTCAAAGCAGGAACAGCGGACCGCCCAATAGCGGTCAAGGCGTGCGCTGCATCTTCCATCGAAATGGCACCTTCGTTCCAAGGTTCCGGGACTGGATGCGCGTTTTCTCGCTGACCCGCCGCTTTCAACCTCTCCATCAACGGTGGAACGGCGGGGTCTCCGATTGCGCCGAGCGTATAGATTGCAGCTACCCGCGCCGCCTGATGATCGTTATCCAACATGGCGATCAAGGCAGGGATAGCTTCGGCGGCGTCGGAACCGAGCCCAGCCAAATCATAAATCGCTCTCAACCGGTCAGCTAAATCCCGATCCTCTCCCAAAGCGGCGATATATTGGGACACACGATTTTTTGTCGATTGTACACCATTGCTTCGGAAACTTTCATAGCGGTCACGTTTCCCACACAACCAATCCCACATGTGAGACCATACTAGTTCTAAATTGTGCGGTGTTTCGATAGCAGCTGGGTTCTGCCACTGGAGGTTTTGACAATCCCATGACGGGGCAGTAGGCTCTGATGCACGGACATAAATAAACTTTATCATATCGCGCGGTTGATTGAGGAGGTTGACACCCGCGGCATGACCCACATCGAAATGCGTCAGCGACACGGTGCCCGCTTTTCCTTCCATTGGAATGGCTTGTGCCCGATCCTCATCGGTCAGGCGCTTATGGAATTGTGTGCCGGGGATGGCATGGGTCGGTCCCAGTTCAATCGGCGTGTCCTGTGGATAGTACATAATCCTAGCGAAACGGGAATAGTGCTGCCGGGGTCTGCCTAAAGGGGTATATGAATCTTGGTGGCAGTTTGCAGCTAACTTGATTTCCGGTTCAGGATCTGGGTCAGTAACCGGCCCCAAGTGATGACAGTAACGGTGCGGGTGTTCGATATATCCCTCGCCCAACGCACTTATCAATGCGCCACGTACTTCAGGACTGTTGAGGATGTGCCGCATCTCCGGCACCCGTGGCAGTACGTTGTTCCCCGGATTGATGCCCGCTT encodes the following:
- a CDS encoding SDR family oxidoreductase; the protein is TTTQGGVKMVDATMDRWGQIDVLFDNLGDAAASGLRLHETDEEAWKYLVDINLHTGYMCAQAAIPKMQEQKQGSIIFVSAAGETRQRANAGYGAAKWGLIGLTRNLA
- a CDS encoding HEAT repeat domain-containing protein encodes the protein MSVSFNNAPVLLTDEQMRQYIVDGYVMLEPSVPDDLHETIRGKLADVLEAGINPGNNVLPRVPEMRHILNSPEVRGALISALGEGYIEHPHRYCHHLGPVTDPDPEPEIKLAANCHQDSYTPLGRPRQHYSRFARIMYYPQDTPIELGPTHAIPGTQFHKRLTDEDRAQAIPMEGKAGTVSLTHFDVGHAAGVNLLNQPRDMIKFIYVRASEPTAPSWDCQNLQWQNPAAIETPHNLELVWSHMWDWLCGKRDRYESFRSNGVQSTKNRVSQYIAALGEDRDLADRLRAIYDLAGLGSDAAEAIPALIAMLDNDHQAARVAAIYTLGAIGDPAVPPLMERLKAAGQRENAHPVPEPWNEGAISMEDAAHALTAIGRSAVPALTEALESSSEWVRINASFALGELDSHAASSVSKLTACLKDDSHRVVRTATDSLGSIHQGAATFIPHLSRLLTENRVDWHEEERRGWTTQDQVRTNAAMAFTRLGKDAAGAEDVLFHALDDSCGHVGAFAMDALRRIDSPAARQAVMAYLEAQRWDESITKDRQF
- a CDS encoding phytanoyl-CoA dioxygenase family protein, which codes for MTKQIETCVSQLREVGWCVVEGVIPGNEVETIRQHVEGAHLEATAEYEAAGGSLGRQTDKDGGPGKNVIAYIQPLAPYLAEKRVLGVIRTMLDPHVRIAQTEFKTRPPNDYNKMYRSYHSDWPHDLSDRDRAGAVRQPFPDVTMGLTTIWLLSPFGPESGGTWVVPGSHQDLRNPRGPEDGIDEFKPIPGEMQVSGPAGSVVIIDSRIWHSNAANPSDKPRVAIVVRYVPWWVSVEFGGRNNAIVPRHVYEAFPEEVKPLYRHRVNGVTYNIS